A genome region from Ammoniphilus oxalaticus includes the following:
- the groES gene encoding co-chaperone GroES, giving the protein MLRPLGDRVVIEAIAQEETTASGIVLPDTAKEKPQEGRVVAVGPGIIENGERVALEVKEGDKVIFSKYAGTEVEFGDKELLIMRESDILAIIQ; this is encoded by the coding sequence GTGTTAAGACCATTAGGTGATCGCGTAGTTATCGAAGCTATCGCTCAAGAAGAAACTACTGCAAGTGGCATTGTATTACCAGACACAGCTAAGGAAAAGCCTCAAGAAGGTCGGGTTGTAGCCGTTGGCCCTGGCATCATTGAAAACGGGGAGCGCGTTGCGCTTGAAGTAAAAGAAGGCGATAAGGTAATTTTCTCAAAATATGCTGGCACAGAAGTTGAGTTCGGAGACAAAGAACTACTAATTATGCGTGAAAGCGATATTCTGGCTATTATTCAATAA
- the tatC gene encoding twin-arginine translocase subunit TatC: protein MNDNQMSVVEHLSELRKRLIWIISGFVVALIFGFLVAGPVVEHIKNDPIAVNIEDWYVFGLSDALRIYMQVAFVIALAFTLPLILYHIWRFVSPGLMEEERKAIAAYIPFSFLLLIIGLLFGYYFLFPLIIGFLSGFSQMLGASETYGLTQYFQFLFNLILPISLLFELPIIILFLTSIRVVNPPLLIKFRKYAMLLSVIVAAMITPPDFISNIVVTIPIIILYEISIILSKRIYRKQLARQARYEEEFATIRTDDD, encoded by the coding sequence ATGAATGATAATCAAATGTCCGTCGTAGAGCATCTTTCCGAGTTACGAAAACGCTTGATCTGGATCATTAGCGGCTTTGTCGTTGCCCTTATATTTGGCTTTCTTGTCGCGGGTCCGGTAGTAGAACATATCAAAAATGATCCGATTGCCGTAAATATTGAGGACTGGTATGTGTTTGGTCTGTCGGATGCGTTGCGTATTTATATGCAAGTGGCGTTTGTGATTGCCTTAGCGTTCACGTTGCCGCTAATCCTATACCATATTTGGAGATTTGTATCCCCAGGCTTGATGGAGGAAGAGCGGAAGGCAATCGCGGCGTATATTCCCTTTTCTTTTCTATTACTCATTATTGGATTATTATTCGGATATTATTTCCTTTTTCCATTGATTATTGGGTTTTTATCCGGTTTTTCCCAAATGTTGGGGGCGAGCGAAACATATGGACTAACGCAATACTTTCAATTTCTGTTTAATCTAATCTTACCGATTAGTCTATTGTTTGAGCTGCCGATCATCATCTTGTTCTTAACATCGATTCGCGTTGTCAATCCGCCGCTATTGATTAAATTTCGTAAGTACGCCATGTTGCTATCCGTGATTGTTGCGGCAATGATCACACCGCCTGATTTTATATCTAATATTGTCGTTACGATTCCAATCATCATTCTTTATGAGATTAGTATTATTCTTTCTAAACGAATCTATCGAAAACAGCTTGCGAGACAAGCGCGATATGAAGAAGAGTTCGCAACGATTCGAACGGATGACGACTAA
- a CDS encoding tyrosine-type recombinase/integrase: protein MFCEKITLKSGQTRWVCVADGPPDSATGRRNQIRRRGKTRREAMNKVNEVIRGFEIDGIDQRVGKNISFDSLAAEWISTYALTGVKRNTVRIREKEINILNRHIANMPISDISHSMYQRLVNELSAQYARTTVQGVNTTAGMIFKYAVRDKLVKDDPTAGVIVPRKKRTVEEIESDPIEERYLDTNELNDFLDVVLKHGLDLDIERFYLLAFTGMRSGELCALKWSDVDFEKNTIRITKTIYNESNNMREYELTPPKTEGSIRQIELEEEIMQLLKSHRRRRLKIKLSFQHELEEYHDEDFVFCRPNGYPFIQKNIGDRMRRLLAYTNIKKNATPHIFRHSHISMMAEAEIDLATIMERVGHDDPQTTLRIYTHVTKKMKEDASHKISTLYESTLKNIDFRQSQ, encoded by the coding sequence ATGTTTTGCGAAAAAATCACACTGAAATCAGGTCAAACAAGATGGGTTTGTGTCGCGGATGGTCCTCCCGATTCAGCGACCGGTAGAAGAAATCAAATCCGACGACGTGGAAAAACAAGAAGAGAAGCGATGAATAAAGTAAACGAGGTCATCAGGGGGTTTGAAATAGATGGAATCGATCAAAGAGTTGGAAAGAATATATCTTTCGATTCCCTCGCGGCAGAGTGGATTTCGACCTATGCCTTAACAGGAGTAAAGCGAAATACTGTGCGAATTCGAGAAAAAGAGATCAATATTTTGAATCGACATATTGCGAACATGCCCATTTCGGATATATCCCACTCCATGTATCAAAGGCTGGTCAATGAATTATCCGCCCAGTATGCTAGAACGACTGTCCAGGGGGTAAATACGACGGCTGGAATGATCTTTAAATATGCGGTGAGAGACAAGTTGGTTAAGGACGATCCAACCGCAGGCGTCATTGTTCCGAGGAAAAAGAGAACGGTTGAGGAGATCGAATCTGATCCCATTGAAGAAAGGTATCTAGACACGAATGAATTAAACGACTTTTTAGATGTTGTTTTAAAGCATGGTCTGGATTTAGACATTGAGCGTTTCTATCTCTTAGCCTTTACAGGAATGCGCTCTGGTGAATTGTGCGCGCTTAAATGGTCAGACGTTGATTTTGAGAAGAATACAATCAGGATTACAAAGACGATTTATAACGAAAGCAATAATATGAGGGAGTATGAATTGACGCCGCCTAAGACGGAGGGCTCTATTCGCCAAATTGAATTAGAAGAGGAGATCATGCAACTGCTTAAGTCGCACCGCAGGCGCCGATTAAAAATAAAATTAAGCTTTCAACATGAGTTAGAGGAATACCATGATGAGGATTTTGTTTTTTGCAGACCGAACGGTTACCCATTCATTCAAAAGAACATCGGCGATCGAATGCGCCGACTATTGGCATACACAAACATTAAAAAGAATGCTACTCCGCATATTTTTAGGCACTCGCACATCAGCATGATGGCAGAAGCTGAAATTGATTTAGCGACAATCATGGAGCGAGTCGGTCATGACGATCCGCAAACGACTTTAAGAATCTATACGCATGTTACCAAGAAAATGAAAGAGGATGCTTCCCATAAGATTTCCACCTTATACGAAAGCACCCTCAAAAACATTGATTTTAGACAGTCACAATAA
- a CDS encoding ImmA/IrrE family metallo-endopeptidase, whose amino-acid sequence MKVIYTPTHLEEWVSRLYLRQRIREPHDICEESICRFLDIFLFYKEAPSLAFESGRFKSITINSRLPKRKQRERFYHELCHLLRHVGWQLMLPKAFKELQEYDSQNFTRYAAIPFHMLKYFDFRDPNIIPLMADRFKVTEELCNERLSMIKNSLIMNNKILERT is encoded by the coding sequence TTGAAAGTAATTTATACGCCAACACATCTAGAAGAATGGGTCTCACGTTTATATTTAAGACAACGGATCCGTGAGCCACATGATATTTGTGAGGAGTCTATATGTCGGTTTTTAGATATTTTCCTATTTTACAAAGAAGCTCCTAGTCTGGCCTTTGAAAGCGGTAGGTTTAAAAGCATAACAATTAACTCGAGACTGCCGAAAAGAAAACAGCGGGAACGCTTTTACCATGAGCTATGTCATCTACTGCGTCACGTTGGATGGCAGCTCATGTTACCTAAGGCATTCAAAGAGTTGCAGGAATATGATTCTCAAAATTTTACTCGATATGCCGCCATTCCCTTTCACATGTTAAAGTACTTTGATTTCCGAGATCCAAACATTATTCCGCTAATGGCCGATCGTTTTAAGGTCACAGAAGAATTATGCAATGAAAGACTGAGTATGATTAAAAACAGTTTAATTATGAACAACAAAATTCTAGAAAGGACGTGA
- a CDS encoding redox-sensing transcriptional repressor Rex, with amino-acid sequence MNKVGQQIPKVTARRLPVYYRYLDRLASLGVRRISSAEISRSLNIDPATIRRDLSYLGALGKKGYGYDVQYLIQFLREFLKQDEMTHVVLIGVGNLGTALIQYDFLKNNALIVAAFETDPTKIGQEINGVPIYSLDRMEGIIKKEDVLVAVLAVPVHAAQGVTNQLVRSGIKGVLNFTPTRLQVPEEVVIHHIDLSIELQSLIYFMKNTNAGIVDEDE; translated from the coding sequence GTGAATAAAGTGGGCCAACAGATTCCAAAGGTGACTGCAAGAAGACTTCCTGTGTATTACCGATATTTGGATCGGCTAGCCTCGCTAGGTGTGCGTAGAATCTCGTCAGCGGAGATTAGTCGGTCCTTAAACATTGATCCAGCTACGATTCGTCGAGATCTTTCGTATTTAGGCGCTCTTGGAAAAAAGGGGTACGGCTATGATGTGCAATATCTCATCCAATTTTTGCGGGAGTTTTTAAAACAAGATGAAATGACCCATGTTGTGCTAATAGGGGTTGGGAATCTTGGGACCGCGTTGATTCAATATGATTTTCTTAAAAATAACGCGTTGATTGTCGCCGCGTTTGAGACCGATCCGACGAAGATTGGGCAGGAAATAAACGGGGTTCCAATTTACTCGTTAGATCGTATGGAGGGTATCATTAAAAAGGAAGATGTGCTCGTCGCTGTTCTCGCTGTTCCTGTTCATGCGGCTCAGGGGGTAACCAATCAGTTAGTCAGATCAGGCATTAAAGGAGTCCTTAATTTTACGCCTACTCGCCTGCAAGTTCCTGAGGAAGTTGTTATTCATCACATTGATTTAAGCATCGAACTTCAATCGCTGATTTACTTTATGAAAAATACGAACGCGGGGATTGTAGACGAAGATGAATGA
- the groL gene encoding chaperonin GroEL (60 kDa chaperone family; promotes refolding of misfolded polypeptides especially under stressful conditions; forms two stacked rings of heptamers to form a barrel-shaped 14mer; ends can be capped by GroES; misfolded proteins enter the barrel where they are refolded when GroES binds), with protein sequence MAKDILFSEDARRSMLRGVDTLADAVKVTLGPKGRNVVLEKKFGSPLITNDGVTIAKEIELEDAFENMGAQLVKEVATKTNDVAGDGTTTATVLAQAMIREGLKNVTSGANPMVIRRGIEKAVRAAVEEIQKISKTVETKESVAQVAAISAADDEIGQLIAEAMEKVGREGVITVEESRGFNTELDVVEGMEFDRGYVSPYMITDTDKMEAVLEDPYILITDKKITNIQEILPVLEKVVQQGKPILIIAEDLEGEALATLVVNKLRGTFNAVAVKAPGFGDRRKAMLEDIAILTGGQLITEDLGLDLKGATLQHLGTASRVVVSKENTTIVEGAGETANIESRVSQIRAEMENTTSEFDKEKLQERLAKLAGGVAVIKVGAATETELKEKKLRIEDALNATRAAVEEGIVSGGGTALINVIKAVEAVEAEGDEATGVSIVLRALEEPVRIISNNAGLEGSVIVEHLKKEEIGVGFDAATGKWVNMIEAGIVDPAKVTRSALQNAASVAAMLLTTEAVIADKPEENGSGMPDMGAMGGMGGMGGMM encoded by the coding sequence ATGGCGAAAGATATTTTGTTTAGTGAAGACGCGCGTCGCTCCATGCTGCGTGGTGTGGATACGCTTGCGGATGCTGTAAAAGTAACTCTTGGACCAAAAGGACGTAACGTTGTACTTGAAAAGAAGTTTGGTTCCCCTCTAATCACGAATGACGGTGTAACCATTGCGAAAGAAATTGAATTAGAAGACGCTTTTGAAAATATGGGAGCTCAGTTAGTTAAGGAAGTTGCGACTAAAACAAATGATGTAGCAGGTGATGGAACAACAACTGCGACAGTATTGGCGCAAGCAATGATCCGCGAAGGACTGAAAAACGTAACATCTGGGGCGAACCCAATGGTTATTCGTCGCGGGATTGAAAAAGCGGTGCGAGCTGCCGTTGAAGAAATTCAAAAGATCTCTAAAACAGTAGAAACAAAAGAATCTGTCGCTCAAGTTGCGGCAATCTCTGCTGCCGATGATGAAATCGGTCAATTAATCGCGGAAGCGATGGAAAAGGTAGGCAGAGAAGGTGTGATCACTGTTGAGGAATCAAGAGGCTTCAATACCGAATTAGACGTAGTAGAGGGAATGGAGTTTGACCGAGGCTATGTATCACCATACATGATTACAGATACAGATAAAATGGAAGCGGTTCTAGAGGACCCGTACATTTTAATCACAGATAAGAAGATTACAAATATTCAAGAAATTCTGCCTGTGCTTGAGAAAGTTGTTCAGCAAGGTAAGCCGATTTTAATTATCGCAGAAGATCTTGAAGGCGAAGCATTAGCTACACTTGTTGTAAACAAACTTCGCGGCACGTTCAATGCGGTAGCTGTTAAAGCTCCTGGCTTTGGCGACCGTCGTAAGGCAATGCTTGAAGATATTGCTATATTAACTGGCGGTCAATTGATCACAGAGGATCTTGGACTTGATCTAAAGGGAGCTACATTGCAACATCTTGGAACAGCGAGCCGAGTCGTTGTGTCCAAAGAGAACACAACGATCGTAGAAGGCGCTGGCGAGACTGCGAATATTGAATCGCGTGTTAGCCAGATTCGCGCTGAAATGGAAAATACGACTTCAGAATTCGATAAAGAAAAGCTGCAAGAGCGCTTAGCGAAACTAGCTGGCGGAGTTGCTGTCATTAAAGTTGGAGCAGCTACTGAAACAGAATTGAAAGAGAAAAAGCTTCGTATTGAAGATGCTTTGAACGCTACACGCGCCGCAGTTGAAGAAGGAATCGTTTCCGGCGGTGGAACAGCTCTGATTAACGTAATTAAGGCTGTTGAAGCTGTTGAAGCTGAAGGGGATGAGGCAACGGGCGTTAGCATCGTGCTTCGCGCCCTTGAAGAGCCAGTTCGCATCATTTCCAACAACGCAGGTTTAGAAGGATCTGTTATTGTTGAGCACTTAAAGAAAGAAGAAATTGGCGTTGGTTTTGACGCGGCTACAGGCAAGTGGGTGAACATGATTGAAGCGGGAATCGTTGACCCTGCAAAAGTAACTCGTTCCGCTTTACAAAACGCAGCTTCAGTTGCAGCTATGCTATTAACTACCGAAGCCGTAATTGCAGATAAGCCAGAGGAAAATGGATCTGGAATGCCTGATATGGGCGCAATGGGCGGTATGGGTGGAATGGGCGGCATGATGTAG